A single Streptomyces sannanensis DNA region contains:
- a CDS encoding helix-turn-helix transcriptional regulator, protein MHPPLPFNARAARTLREKLGMAPGHVAYGMRASYGMAHVTPDHITAWERGTALPTSQELTALAGALWCAPSELMGRPRTLREHRLARGLAAEDVARVTGVDLNAYLYMEERGQWTGDKRQSAKLGSLLNLPPRDFIAITGLEDELARLLTEAVSTRWQAHIRAIARLVSMERRDLQDTLGAMHHEYQTLMAATLSRAGGTIASGENGRRYIDDIVNHFWSRLPES, encoded by the coding sequence GTGCATCCACCGCTCCCCTTCAACGCGCGCGCTGCTCGCACCCTGCGCGAGAAACTCGGGATGGCCCCCGGCCACGTCGCTTACGGCATGCGCGCGTCCTACGGCATGGCCCATGTCACCCCCGACCACATCACCGCATGGGAACGCGGCACCGCCCTGCCCACCTCCCAAGAACTCACCGCCCTGGCCGGTGCCCTGTGGTGCGCCCCCAGCGAACTCATGGGCAGGCCCCGCACCCTGCGCGAACACCGCCTCGCCCGCGGACTCGCCGCCGAGGACGTCGCCCGCGTCACCGGCGTCGACCTCAACGCCTACCTGTACATGGAAGAAAGAGGCCAATGGACCGGCGACAAAAGACAGTCCGCCAAACTCGGTAGTCTCCTCAACCTCCCCCCACGCGACTTCATCGCCATCACCGGCCTCGAGGACGAACTCGCCCGCCTTCTCACCGAAGCCGTCTCCACCCGCTGGCAGGCCCACATCCGCGCCATCGCCCGGCTCGTCTCCATGGAACGCCGCGACCTGCAAGACACCCTGGGCGCCATGCACCACGAGTACCAGACCCTCATGGCCGCCACCCTCAGCCGAGCCGGCGGCACCATCGCCTCCGGCGAAAACGGACGACGCTACATCGACGACATCGTCAACCACTTCTGGTCCCGACTCCCGGAAAGCTAG
- a CDS encoding sensor histidine kinase, producing the protein MDPRALTPAFRVLRLCLHLLMAGLLALAAVRAVATHAPNAPAVVVAVVVMGAVYAAGSMFPSVRTSRTAAAVWLGVLGASWLVLLWLSADGLWVAFPLYFLELHLLPPRHSLPAVAATATAAIVSYVGHGGPLNPGAFIGPLLGAAVAVATVLGYEALYRESERRRRLIEELISTRAELAAAERHSGTLAERERLAREIHDTLAQGLSSIQLLLRAAERVLPEDSPAVPHVRQAREAAQDNLAEARRFVRALAPPGLESGSLTAALERLCAGAPGVRVRFSVSGTPAELPTPYEVALLRIAQSALANTVRHAEADRAEITLSFMGTAVALDVVDDGKGFDPAGVVSADGGFGLPAMRSRAESLGGTFTVESTPGQGTAIAVTLPLPTGGSV; encoded by the coding sequence ATGGATCCCCGTGCACTCACTCCCGCCTTCCGCGTTCTGCGTCTCTGCCTGCATCTGCTGATGGCAGGCCTGCTGGCACTCGCCGCTGTCCGGGCCGTGGCGACCCACGCCCCGAACGCCCCGGCCGTCGTCGTCGCGGTCGTGGTGATGGGCGCGGTGTACGCGGCGGGCTCGATGTTCCCGTCCGTACGGACGTCGCGCACCGCGGCCGCCGTCTGGCTCGGCGTGCTCGGCGCGTCCTGGCTGGTGCTCCTGTGGCTCAGCGCGGACGGACTGTGGGTGGCCTTCCCGCTGTACTTCCTCGAGCTGCACCTGCTGCCGCCCCGGCACTCCCTGCCCGCCGTGGCGGCCACGGCGACGGCGGCGATCGTGTCGTACGTGGGCCACGGCGGCCCGCTCAATCCGGGGGCCTTCATCGGCCCGCTGCTCGGCGCGGCCGTCGCCGTCGCCACGGTCCTCGGGTACGAGGCGTTGTACCGGGAGAGCGAGCGCCGCCGCCGGCTCATCGAGGAGCTGATCTCCACCCGCGCCGAACTCGCCGCCGCCGAGCGCCACTCCGGCACGCTGGCCGAACGTGAGCGACTGGCCCGGGAGATCCATGACACCCTCGCGCAGGGCCTCTCCTCGATCCAGCTGTTGCTGCGTGCCGCGGAGCGTGTCCTGCCCGAGGACTCCCCCGCCGTCCCGCATGTGCGCCAGGCCCGGGAGGCGGCCCAGGACAATCTCGCCGAGGCTCGCCGTTTCGTACGGGCGCTCGCGCCGCCGGGCCTGGAGAGCGGCTCCCTGACCGCCGCCCTGGAGCGGCTGTGCGCGGGCGCCCCGGGGGTGCGGGTCCGCTTCTCGGTGAGCGGCACCCCGGCCGAGCTGCCCACCCCCTACGAGGTGGCGCTGCTGCGGATCGCCCAGTCGGCGCTGGCCAACACGGTCCGGCACGCGGAGGCCGACCGGGCCGAGATCACTCTGAGCTTCATGGGCACCGCGGTCGCGCTGGATGTCGTCGACGACGGCAAGGGCTTCGATCCCGCGGGAGTCGTCTCCGCGGACGGTGGTTTCGGCCTGCCCGCGATGCGTTCCCGGGCCGAGTCGCTGGGCGGTACCTTCACCGTCGAGTCGACGCCGGGCCAGGGCACCGCGATCGCCGTGACACTGCCACTGCCGACTGGAGGCTCCGTATGA
- a CDS encoding response regulator transcription factor, with amino-acid sequence MTIRLLLADDHPVVRAGLRAVLDTEPGLKVVAEAATAERAVEIAASGEVDVVLMDLQFGPGMHGWEATAAITARPGAPRVLILTTYDTDADILAAVEAGAAGYLLKDAPPEELAAAVRTAAAGQSALAPAVAHRLMDRMRAPAEALTKRELEVLQLVGDGLSNQQISKKLFLSQATVKSHLVHIYAKLGVDSRTAAVAAATARRLIRR; translated from the coding sequence ATGACGATCCGACTTCTCCTCGCGGACGACCACCCTGTGGTACGCGCCGGACTGCGCGCGGTCCTGGACACCGAGCCGGGGCTGAAGGTGGTCGCCGAGGCCGCCACCGCCGAGCGGGCCGTCGAGATCGCGGCCTCCGGGGAGGTGGACGTCGTCCTGATGGACCTCCAGTTCGGCCCCGGCATGCACGGCTGGGAGGCCACCGCCGCGATCACCGCCCGCCCCGGTGCGCCCCGGGTGCTGATCCTTACGACGTACGACACGGATGCCGACATCCTGGCCGCCGTCGAAGCGGGCGCCGCCGGCTATCTGCTGAAGGACGCCCCGCCCGAGGAGCTCGCCGCCGCGGTACGCACCGCCGCCGCCGGCCAGTCGGCGCTCGCCCCGGCCGTGGCGCACCGGCTGATGGACCGGATGCGCGCCCCGGCCGAGGCGCTGACGAAGCGGGAGCTGGAGGTGCTGCAGCTGGTCGGGGACGGGCTGTCCAACCAGCAGATCAGCAAGAAGCTCTTCCTCAGCCAGGCGACGGTGAAGTCCCATCTCGTGCACATCTACGCCAAGCTGGGCGTCGACTCACGGACGGCGGCGGTGGCGGCGGCGACCGCGCGCCGCCTGATCAGGCGCTGA
- a CDS encoding antibiotic biosynthesis monooxygenase family protein, giving the protein MTATVEYVRYRIPPAGRKAFEDAYREASVAPAAAPECIDYELSHCQEEPERYTLRIRWTSVGDHLHGFRKGEHFPAFFSAVRPHMSAIEEIQHYRTTDVSGAGSATRRQQP; this is encoded by the coding sequence ATGACAGCGACCGTCGAGTACGTCCGCTACCGGATCCCGCCGGCCGGCCGGAAGGCCTTCGAGGACGCCTACCGCGAGGCCTCCGTCGCGCCGGCCGCCGCGCCCGAGTGCATCGACTACGAACTGTCCCACTGCCAGGAGGAGCCGGAACGCTACACCCTCCGCATCCGCTGGACCTCGGTCGGCGACCATCTGCACGGCTTCCGCAAGGGCGAGCACTTCCCCGCCTTCTTCAGCGCCGTCAGGCCCCACATGTCGGCGATCGAGGAGATACAGCACTACCGCACGACCGACGTCAGCGGCGCGGGAAGCGCCACCCGCCGGCAGCAGCCGTGA
- the aceB gene encoding malate synthase A — MSAPAPSPLAIVDAEPLTRQEEVLTDEALAFVADLHRLFTPRRDELLARRTARRAEIARTSTLHFLPETTHIREDDSWRVAPAPPALEDRRVEITGPTDRKMTVNALNSGARVWLADFEDASAPTWENVVLGQLNLIDAYQRRIDFTSPQGKTYALKPAEELATVVMRPRGWHLEERHLRSEGRPVPGALVDFGLYFFHNAKRLIDLGKGPYFYLPKTESHLEARLWNDIFVFAQDYVGIPQGTVRATVLIETITAAYEMEEILYELRDHASGLNAGRWDYLFSIVKNFRDGGQKFVLPDRNAVTMTAPFMRAYTELLVRTCHKRGAHAIGGMAAFIPSRKDPEVNKVAFEKVRADKDREAGDGFDGSWVAHPDLVPIAMASFDAVLGDRPHQKDRLREDVHVEGPELIDIASLDAHPTYAGLRNAVQVGTRYIEAWLRGLGAVAIFHLMEDAATAEISRSQIWQWINAGVVFENGEKATPELTRKVAAEELAAIREEIGEEAFAAGKWQQAHDLLLHVSLDADYADFLTLPAYEQLVG; from the coding sequence ATGTCCGCACCAGCGCCGTCCCCGCTGGCCATCGTCGATGCCGAGCCGCTGACACGACAGGAGGAAGTGCTCACGGACGAGGCCCTCGCCTTCGTCGCAGACCTGCACCGCCTCTTCACCCCCCGGCGGGACGAGCTTCTCGCCCGCCGTACAGCGCGCCGCGCCGAGATCGCCCGCACCTCCACGCTGCACTTCCTCCCCGAGACCACCCATATCCGCGAGGACGACTCCTGGCGCGTCGCCCCGGCGCCGCCGGCCCTCGAAGACCGCCGCGTGGAGATCACCGGTCCGACCGACCGCAAGATGACCGTCAACGCCCTCAACTCGGGCGCCAGGGTCTGGCTCGCCGACTTCGAGGACGCCTCCGCTCCCACCTGGGAGAACGTCGTCCTCGGCCAGCTCAATCTGATCGACGCCTATCAGCGCCGTATCGACTTCACCTCCCCGCAGGGCAAGACCTACGCGCTCAAGCCCGCCGAGGAACTCGCCACCGTCGTCATGCGCCCCCGCGGCTGGCACCTCGAGGAGCGCCACCTGCGCTCCGAAGGCCGCCCGGTCCCCGGCGCCCTCGTCGACTTCGGCCTGTACTTCTTCCACAACGCCAAGCGGCTGATCGACCTCGGCAAGGGCCCGTACTTCTACCTGCCCAAGACGGAGTCGCACCTGGAGGCCCGCCTCTGGAACGACATCTTCGTCTTCGCCCAGGACTACGTCGGCATCCCGCAGGGCACCGTCCGGGCCACCGTCCTGATCGAGACCATCACCGCCGCCTACGAGATGGAGGAGATCCTCTACGAACTCCGCGACCACGCCTCTGGGTTGAACGCAGGCCGCTGGGACTACCTCTTCTCCATCGTCAAGAACTTCCGTGACGGCGGGCAGAAGTTCGTCCTCCCGGACCGCAACGCGGTCACGATGACGGCCCCCTTCATGCGCGCCTACACCGAACTCCTGGTCCGTACGTGCCACAAGCGCGGCGCCCACGCGATCGGCGGCATGGCCGCATTCATCCCGTCCCGCAAGGACCCCGAGGTCAACAAGGTCGCCTTCGAGAAGGTCCGCGCCGACAAGGACCGTGAGGCGGGCGACGGCTTCGACGGCTCGTGGGTCGCCCACCCCGACCTGGTCCCGATCGCCATGGCCTCCTTCGACGCGGTCCTGGGCGACAGGCCCCACCAGAAGGACCGCCTCCGCGAGGACGTCCATGTCGAGGGCCCCGAGCTGATCGACATCGCCTCCCTGGACGCCCACCCCACCTACGCGGGCCTGCGCAACGCGGTCCAGGTCGGCACCCGCTACATCGAGGCATGGCTCCGCGGCCTGGGCGCCGTCGCCATCTTCCACCTGATGGAGGACGCCGCCACCGCCGAGATCTCCCGCTCCCAGATCTGGCAGTGGATCAACGCGGGCGTCGTCTTCGAGAACGGCGAGAAGGCCACCCCGGAACTCACCCGCAAGGTCGCCGCCGAGGAACTCGCCGCGATCCGCGAGGAGATCGGCGAGGAAGCCTTCGCCGCCGGCAAGTGGCAGCAGGCCCACGACCTGCTCCTCCATGTCTCACTCGACGCGGACTACGCCGACTTCCTCACCCTTCCCGCGTACGAGCAGCTGGTCGGCTGA
- a CDS encoding NCS2 family permease — MQTSTAAPVGAPPTRPGGPVDRFFRISERGSTYGREIRGGLATFFTMSYILVLNPIILGSTKDKFGEQLDAAQLVTATALVAAVMTVIMGVGGNLPLALAAGLGLNAVVAFQIAPLMSWDDAMGLIVFEGLLICVLVVTGLREAIMHAIPQPLKQAISVGIGLFIAFIGFVDAGFVTRIPDAANTTVPVQLGTGTLSGWPMLVFCLGVLVTIVLLARKVKGAILISIVLMTVLAVVINEVADVKSWGLTSPSLPDKPVAAPDFGLLGQFDLFGSFGQVSVLTVVLLVFTLILSDFFDTMGTVVGVTAEAGLLDERGQVPRLGRVLLIDGAAAVVGGAASASSATTYIESAAGVGEGARTGFANLITGGLFALALFLTPVLTIVPLQAAAPALVAVGFLMMTQVKHIDWDRYELAVPAFLTIAVMPFTYSITNGIGAGFIAYVVIKACLGKAREVHWLLWGTAALFLVYFAIDPLEQLLGVK; from the coding sequence ATGCAGACCAGCACGGCAGCCCCGGTCGGCGCGCCGCCCACCCGACCCGGCGGCCCGGTCGACCGGTTCTTCCGCATCAGCGAACGCGGCTCGACATACGGCCGGGAGATACGCGGCGGGCTCGCCACGTTCTTCACCATGTCGTACATCCTCGTGCTCAACCCGATTATCCTCGGCAGCACCAAGGACAAGTTCGGCGAGCAGCTGGACGCCGCCCAACTGGTCACCGCCACTGCCCTGGTGGCTGCCGTGATGACCGTGATCATGGGCGTGGGCGGCAACCTGCCGCTCGCCCTGGCCGCAGGCCTGGGGCTCAACGCCGTCGTCGCCTTCCAGATCGCCCCTCTGATGAGCTGGGACGACGCGATGGGCCTCATCGTGTTCGAAGGCCTGCTGATCTGCGTACTGGTGGTGACCGGCCTGCGCGAGGCCATCATGCACGCCATCCCGCAACCCCTCAAGCAAGCCATCAGCGTCGGCATCGGCCTGTTCATCGCCTTCATCGGCTTCGTGGACGCCGGGTTCGTCACCCGTATCCCGGATGCCGCGAACACCACCGTGCCCGTCCAGCTCGGCACCGGCACCCTCAGCGGCTGGCCCATGCTCGTCTTCTGCCTCGGCGTGCTCGTGACGATCGTCCTCCTCGCCCGCAAGGTCAAGGGCGCCATCCTCATCAGCATCGTCCTGATGACCGTCCTCGCCGTCGTCATCAACGAGGTCGCCGACGTCAAATCCTGGGGCCTGACCTCCCCCTCCCTGCCTGACAAGCCCGTCGCCGCCCCCGACTTCGGGCTCCTGGGCCAGTTCGACCTATTCGGCTCGTTCGGACAGGTCAGCGTCCTGACCGTCGTCCTGCTCGTCTTCACCCTCATCCTGTCCGACTTCTTCGACACCATGGGCACCGTCGTCGGCGTCACCGCTGAAGCCGGGCTCCTCGACGAACGCGGCCAGGTCCCCCGCCTGGGCCGCGTCCTCCTCATCGACGGCGCAGCCGCCGTCGTCGGCGGCGCCGCCTCCGCCTCGTCCGCCACCACCTACATCGAATCCGCCGCCGGTGTCGGCGAAGGCGCACGCACCGGCTTCGCCAACCTCATCACCGGCGGCCTGTTCGCTCTCGCCCTCTTCCTCACCCCCGTCCTGACCATCGTGCCCCTCCAGGCCGCGGCTCCCGCCCTCGTCGCGGTCGGATTCCTGATGATGACTCAGGTCAAGCACATCGACTGGGACCGCTACGAACTCGCCGTCCCCGCCTTCCTGACCATCGCCGTCATGCCGTTCACCTACTCCATCACCAACGGCATCGGCGCCGGCTTCATCGCCTACGTGGTCATCAAGGCATGCCTGGGCAAGGCCCGCGAAGTGCACTGGCTGCTCTGGGGCACCGCAGCGCTCTTCCTCGTCTACTTCGCCATCGACCCGCTGGAGCAGCTCCTCGGCGTCAAGTAA
- a CDS encoding DUF5955 family protein, producing MLRSVEQQPMAASGEDPRVAELRAAVARLRRELAGHPGKFLDREVAEDELAALDAMAVGGLPEIPRMRRSLLLIAGAIGSVSALSAALGGVRGAVDLFGEPPRSQH from the coding sequence GTGTTGCGAAGCGTGGAGCAGCAGCCCATGGCCGCCAGCGGCGAGGACCCGAGGGTGGCGGAGCTGCGGGCCGCCGTCGCCCGGCTGCGCCGCGAACTGGCGGGCCATCCGGGGAAGTTCCTCGACCGCGAGGTTGCCGAGGACGAACTGGCCGCGCTGGACGCGATGGCGGTCGGCGGACTGCCGGAGATCCCGCGGATGCGTCGCTCACTGCTGCTGATCGCGGGGGCGATAGGTTCGGTGAGCGCGCTGTCCGCCGCGCTGGGCGGGGTGCGTGGTGCGGTGGATCTCTTCGGGGAGCCGCCCAGGTCGCAGCACTAG
- a CDS encoding ATP-binding protein yields the protein MDTVPQASGVDEIYVESFYIDLVYPAAVRMPTLFVGRSAELNLLRKRLDRITATGSAAAVAIRGRRQVGKSRLVQEFCDRAGVPYLFFTATKGASPVEAVSSFLTELRESALPVERELVPDDGSIGWPDALRVLAAVLPAEPCVIVMDELPWLAEQDAVFDGALQTAWDRLLSRRPVLLLLLGSDLHMMERLTAYDRPFYGRADNLVLGPLNPAETGDALGLGPADAIDAHLVSGGLPGIIRAWPHGTPALDFIQAECADPASPLFGIPETSLMAEFPAPDQSRRVLEAVGSGDRTHANIAATAGSQGRPLPSGVLSPLLRRLAEEKRILATDNPLSVKPGKPALYRVADSNLRLYLAALRAAQEQSRRGRPEAAFRTVQRRWTTWRGRAVEPLVREALELAALAGELPWPEAEAVGGWWNRQFSPEIDIIGADRSPVARQLFFAGSIKWLGTPFDRRDLAELHQGAAQVPGFAPGSTGLVAVSLSGTEDGLGPTVLDLTWGPREVVAAWAP from the coding sequence ATGGATACCGTCCCGCAGGCCAGCGGGGTAGACGAGATCTATGTAGAATCTTTCTACATAGATCTCGTCTACCCCGCGGCGGTGCGCATGCCCACGCTCTTCGTCGGACGTTCCGCGGAGCTGAACCTGTTGCGCAAGCGGCTCGACAGGATCACCGCGACCGGCTCGGCGGCCGCGGTGGCCATACGGGGGCGGCGACAGGTCGGCAAATCACGCCTGGTCCAGGAATTCTGCGACCGGGCCGGAGTCCCGTACCTCTTCTTCACTGCAACGAAAGGGGCCTCGCCCGTCGAAGCCGTCTCCTCGTTCCTCACCGAACTGAGGGAATCCGCCCTCCCTGTCGAGCGTGAACTGGTTCCCGACGACGGGTCCATCGGCTGGCCGGACGCCCTACGCGTGCTCGCCGCAGTACTGCCCGCCGAGCCTTGTGTCATCGTCATGGACGAGCTGCCCTGGCTCGCGGAGCAGGACGCCGTGTTCGACGGGGCTCTTCAGACCGCATGGGACCGCCTGCTCTCCCGCCGTCCGGTGCTGCTCCTGCTCCTGGGCAGCGACCTGCACATGATGGAGCGGCTCACCGCGTACGATCGCCCCTTCTACGGGCGCGCCGACAATCTCGTACTCGGCCCTCTCAACCCGGCCGAGACCGGCGACGCACTCGGACTCGGGCCGGCCGACGCCATCGACGCCCACCTGGTGTCCGGTGGCCTGCCCGGCATCATCCGCGCGTGGCCGCACGGCACACCCGCCCTCGACTTCATCCAGGCGGAGTGCGCCGACCCGGCTTCGCCGCTGTTCGGCATCCCCGAGACGTCTCTCATGGCGGAGTTCCCGGCCCCCGACCAGTCCCGCCGCGTACTGGAGGCAGTGGGCAGCGGGGACCGTACGCACGCCAACATCGCCGCCACCGCAGGAAGCCAGGGCCGGCCATTGCCCTCCGGGGTGCTGTCACCGCTGTTGCGCCGCCTCGCGGAGGAGAAGCGCATCCTCGCCACGGACAACCCACTCTCCGTCAAGCCCGGGAAACCCGCGCTCTACCGGGTGGCCGACAGCAATCTCCGCCTCTATCTCGCGGCCCTACGCGCCGCCCAGGAGCAGAGCCGACGGGGCCGTCCCGAGGCGGCCTTCCGTACGGTCCAACGCCGCTGGACGACATGGCGCGGCCGTGCGGTCGAACCGCTGGTCCGGGAGGCGCTGGAACTGGCCGCGCTCGCCGGGGAACTTCCCTGGCCCGAGGCCGAAGCTGTGGGCGGGTGGTGGAACCGACAGTTCAGCCCGGAGATCGACATCATCGGTGCCGACCGGTCCCCCGTGGCGCGGCAGCTGTTCTTCGCCGGTTCGATCAAGTGGCTCGGCACCCCCTTCGACCGGCGCGACCTCGCCGAGCTCCACCAGGGGGCCGCTCAAGTGCCGGGCTTCGCTCCCGGCAGCACTGGACTGGTGGCGGTCTCGCTCTCCGGAACGGAGGATGGCCTCGGCCCCACAGTGCTCGACCTGACGTGGGGCCCGCGAGAGGTGGTCGCTGCCTGGGCGCCCTGA
- a CDS encoding ATP-binding protein, whose product MTTDAPPEEAVPTTDFTMRFTSTPRGARLARRLVSHRLSEWGHPYDSAANETVTLIAAELTANAVRHGHVPGRDFHLRLTVAAGILRVEVTDTRTEQLPEFGEQLPESECGRGLLLVSLLACRWGVSPRTDAPGKTVWAELARHVRTQGAEPTCG is encoded by the coding sequence ATGACGACTGATGCGCCCCCCGAAGAAGCTGTGCCGACCACCGATTTCACGATGCGGTTCACGTCTACGCCGCGAGGCGCCCGGCTTGCGCGGCGCCTTGTTTCCCACCGCCTGAGCGAGTGGGGGCATCCGTACGACTCCGCCGCGAACGAGACGGTGACCCTGATCGCGGCTGAGCTGACGGCGAATGCGGTCCGCCACGGCCACGTTCCGGGCCGGGACTTCCACCTCCGACTGACGGTGGCCGCCGGCATCCTCCGTGTGGAGGTCACCGACACCCGCACCGAGCAGCTTCCCGAGTTCGGCGAGCAGCTCCCCGAATCGGAGTGCGGGCGCGGGCTGCTCCTCGTCTCGCTCCTGGCCTGCCGCTGGGGCGTTTCCCCTCGGACCGACGCCCCTGGAAAGACGGTCTGGGCGGAACTTGCGCGCCACGTCAGGACCCAGGGGGCGGAGCCGACGTGCGGGTGA
- a CDS encoding nucleotidyltransferase family protein — MTPTNEESRRIAGLLLAAGGGRRLGGRPKALLEHRGRPLIEHAIRVLREGGCEPVHVVLGAAAEQVRAVADLSGCVVSDNPDWEEGMGSSLRVGLASLAGTGAPAVLVSLVDQPGIGAAAVARVLSAYASPSSLVAASYDGKRGHPVLFGAEHWPGIRASATGDRGARAYLEEHKGAITLVECSDIAEAYDIDTEEDLTRLE; from the coding sequence ATGACACCGACGAACGAGGAATCCCGCCGGATCGCCGGTCTGCTGCTGGCGGCGGGCGGGGGGCGCAGGCTCGGCGGACGTCCCAAGGCGCTGCTGGAACACCGGGGCCGACCGCTGATCGAACATGCGATCCGTGTCCTGCGCGAGGGCGGCTGCGAACCGGTGCATGTGGTGCTGGGCGCGGCCGCGGAGCAGGTGCGGGCCGTGGCCGATCTGTCCGGCTGCGTGGTGAGCGACAACCCGGACTGGGAGGAGGGCATGGGCTCCTCCCTGCGGGTGGGCCTTGCCTCCTTGGCCGGTACGGGCGCCCCGGCCGTCCTGGTCTCGCTGGTCGACCAGCCGGGGATCGGCGCGGCGGCGGTGGCCCGAGTGCTGTCGGCGTACGCGTCCCCTTCCTCGCTCGTCGCGGCCTCGTACGACGGGAAGCGCGGCCATCCGGTGCTGTTCGGCGCGGAGCACTGGCCCGGGATCCGGGCGAGCGCGACGGGCGACCGCGGCGCGCGGGCCTATCTCGAGGAACACAAGGGAGCGATCACCCTCGTCGAGTGCTCCGACATCGCAGAGGCGTACGACATCGACACCGAGGAGGACTTGACCCGTCTGGAGTGA
- a CDS encoding DUF397 domain-containing protein, with product MSREDVRSTELAWFKSSYSSGEGGQCVEVAGMSETVYVRDSKRTTGPVLAVTSTTWATFVGFSARI from the coding sequence ATGAGCAGGGAAGACGTCCGCAGCACCGAGCTGGCCTGGTTCAAGAGCAGTTACAGCAGCGGTGAGGGTGGGCAGTGCGTCGAGGTGGCAGGCATGTCGGAGACCGTGTACGTGCGGGACTCGAAGCGAACAACCGGGCCGGTGCTGGCGGTTACGTCCACGACATGGGCCACGTTCGTGGGGTTCTCGGCCCGCATCTGA